Proteins from a single region of Gorilla gorilla gorilla isolate KB3781 chromosome 16, NHGRI_mGorGor1-v2.1_pri, whole genome shotgun sequence:
- the LOC101129521 gene encoding large ribosomal subunit protein uL22-like, which translates to MVRYSLDPENPTKSGKSRGSNLRVHFKNTRETAQAIKGMHIRKATKYLKDVTLQKQCVPFRRYNGGVGRCAQAKQWGWTQGRWPKKSAEFLLHMLKTQSNAELKGLDVDSLVIEHIQVNKAPKMRRQTYRAHGRINPYMSSPCHIEMILTEKEQIVPKPEEEVAQKKKISQKKLKKQKLMARE; encoded by the coding sequence ATGGTTCGCTATTCACTTGACCCGGAGAACCCCACGAAATCAGGCAAATCAAGAGGTTCCAATCTTCGTGTTCACTTTAAGAACACTCGTGAAACTGCTCAGGCCATCAAGGGTATGCATATACGAAAAGCCACGAAGTATCTGAAAGATGTCACTTTACAGAAACAGTGTGTACCATTCCGACGTTACAATGGTGGAGTTGGCAGGTGTGCGCAGGCCAAGCAGTGGGGCTGGACACAAGGTCGGTGGCCCAAAAAGAGTGCTGAATTTTTGCTGCACATGCTTAAAACGCAGAGTAATGCTGAACTTAAGGGTTTAGATGTAGATTCTCTGGTCATTGAGCATATCCAAGTAAACAAAGCACCTAAGATGCGCCGCCAGACCTACAGAGCTCATGGTCGGATTAATCCATACATGAGCTCTCCCTGCCACATTGAGATGATCCTTACGGAAAAGGAACAGATTGTTCCTAAACCAGAAGAGGAGGTTGCCCAGAAGAAAAAGATATCccagaagaaactgaagaaacaaaaacttatggCACGGGAGTAA